The Candidatus Auribacterota bacterium genome has a segment encoding these proteins:
- a CDS encoding four helix bundle protein — MKNGKAAKGTSEFLLIRENKAVYDIRERAFLFARRILEIAEMLPGNPTCNAIRVQLIKAGTSVGANVEEADGSFTRPGFRNKIVIARKEARETNYWLRLVAGKYIDEALLARDIQESKEMIKIFSSIIAKVKA, encoded by the coding sequence GTGAAGAACGGCAAGGCGGCAAAAGGGACAAGTGAGTTCCTGCTCATTCGAGAGAACAAAGCGGTCTATGATATTAGGGAAAGGGCGTTTCTTTTTGCGAGGAGGATTCTTGAGATTGCCGAGATGCTGCCCGGCAATCCGACGTGCAACGCCATCAGGGTTCAGCTCATAAAAGCGGGTACTTCTGTGGGAGCAAATGTCGAGGAGGCAGACGGTTCGTTTACGAGACCCGGCTTCCGTAATAAGATAGTCATTGCTCGAAAAGAAGCAAGGGAGACAAATTATTGGCTGCGCCTCGTTGCCGGGAAGTACATTGATGAAGCCTTGCTCGCCCGTGACATCCAGGAGAGCAAAGAGATGATCAAGATATTTAGCTCGATCATCGCAAAGGTTAAAGCATGA
- a CDS encoding bifunctional nuclease family protein: MHNGLVEIKIRSVAPTAGGFAIFLQNGKKTFVIYVDQEVGSAIYMFIEGAKKPRPLTHDLIGNILKGLEVRVDRVVINDLRDNTFFARLFLSGEGEAGKRIVEIDARPSDCLAIALQQGARIYVAPHVLDAVNDVGDFFKDKGDDA, from the coding sequence ATGCACAACGGATTGGTCGAAATAAAGATACGGAGCGTTGCCCCCACCGCGGGCGGGTTCGCGATCTTCCTGCAGAATGGCAAGAAGACATTCGTGATCTACGTGGACCAGGAGGTGGGCTCGGCAATCTACATGTTCATTGAGGGGGCGAAGAAGCCACGACCGCTCACCCATGATCTCATCGGCAATATCCTCAAGGGGCTCGAGGTGAGGGTGGACAGGGTGGTGATCAATGACCTGCGCGACAACACCTTTTTCGCGCGCCTGTTCCTCAGCGGCGAGGGAGAGGCGGGCAAGAGGATAGTGGAGATTGACGCCCGGCCGAGCGATTGCCTGGCGATCGCGCTGCAGCAGGGGGCGCGAATCTATGTCGCGCCCCATGTCCTCGATGCGGTCAACGACGTCGGTGATTTTTTCAAGGATAAGGGGGATGATGCGTGA
- a CDS encoding epoxyqueuosine reductase QueH gives MDKPKLLLHICCAPCSTHVLNLLTGTCDVTGYFYNPNIHPESEYRRRLAEAERHCRDKNIRLLPSIYESGAWFSLIKGCEAEPEGGARCAVCFRVRLEETARAAAAHHLECFGTTLTISPHKDAALVNRIGLEAGERHHLRFHEADFKKGNGYGESCRLSRALGLYRQNYCGCVFSKAMTRAGHPQY, from the coding sequence ATGGATAAACCGAAACTCCTGCTCCACATATGCTGCGCTCCATGCTCGACGCATGTGCTCAACCTGCTCACCGGCACGTGTGACGTGACCGGATACTTTTACAACCCCAACATCCATCCCGAGAGCGAATACCGGCGCCGGCTCGCGGAAGCAGAACGCCATTGCAGGGACAAGAATATACGCCTCCTCCCCTCGATCTATGAGTCCGGCGCCTGGTTCTCTCTCATCAAGGGATGCGAAGCCGAGCCAGAGGGAGGAGCGCGGTGCGCCGTCTGTTTCCGCGTGAGGCTCGAGGAGACAGCCCGCGCCGCGGCTGCTCATCACCTTGAATGCTTTGGGACCACGCTCACCATCAGCCCCCACAAAGACGCGGCCCTCGTCAACCGCATCGGGCTGGAGGCGGGGGAGCGTCACCACCTCCGCTTCCACGAGGCCGATTTCAAGAAGGGGAACGGCTATGGGGAAAGCTGCCGGCTGAGCCGCGCCCTCGGTCTCTACCGGCAGAACTACTGCGGCTGTGTCTTCAGCAAGGCGATGACGCGCGCCGGCCATCCGCAATACTAA
- a CDS encoding TIGR00725 family protein — MGAIIGVIGASRADRRAARDAYEVGRLIARRGAVLICGGLTGVMEAAARGAREEGGLTIGVLPGDDPRHANLYIDIPIVTGMGYARNIVIVRSARAVIAIGGSYGTLSEIAYALNLGVPLIGLGTWDIAKIDASETRMVMVKTPEEAVEEAMKKIQNPKSQIPI, encoded by the coding sequence ATGGGCGCGATAATCGGGGTCATCGGGGCTTCGAGAGCGGACCGGAGGGCGGCACGGGATGCCTATGAGGTCGGCCGGCTGATCGCACGGAGGGGAGCGGTGCTGATCTGCGGGGGGCTCACCGGCGTCATGGAGGCGGCGGCGCGGGGCGCCAGAGAGGAAGGAGGGCTGACGATCGGCGTACTCCCGGGTGATGACCCCCGACATGCCAATCTGTATATCGATATCCCCATTGTCACCGGTATGGGGTATGCGCGGAACATCGTTATTGTGCGCAGCGCGCGCGCCGTTATCGCCATCGGCGGTTCGTATGGCACGCTCTCCGAAATCGCCTATGCCCTTAACCTGGGTGTTCCCCTCATCGGTCTGGGCACGTGGGATATCGCGAAAATCGACGCGAGTGAGACGAGGATGGTCATGGTAAAAACGCCGGAAGAGGCGGTGGAAGAAGCGATGAAGAAAATCCAAAATCCCAAATCCCAAATCCCAATATAG
- a CDS encoding glycosyltransferase family 9 protein, which yields MERVKADCRFLRWDRPCAPHKKEGVHCAQCSFYKPVKERVLIVKLDALGDVLRTTCILPALKKKRGRSQLTWITMPDAVPLLESNPFIDRVIAYGADALGTLGAERFDLVLCLDAAPRSAALGSLAKGRIKKGFGLDACGRVFPFNLEAREWFLMGLFDDIKKRNTRTYQEIVMEICGLKGLDQEIVLRLTDAEKAFARRFAERAGLPAQEVKSGKGHAVIGVNTGSGNRWPMKQWPIPQCVDFIRGLLAEKRWTVLLFGGEEETARNAQIKEGAGEGLIDTGCRNSVREFVSLVDLCDVLVTSDTLGLHVALGLGKKVIGLFGPTSAAEIDVYGRGVKIVSDADCTCCYRRTCGRTPSCMGMISADIAREAVGKILAG from the coding sequence ATGGAAAGAGTTAAAGCTGATTGCCGATTTCTGCGCTGGGACAGACCGTGCGCTCCACACAAGAAAGAGGGGGTGCACTGTGCGCAGTGCTCTTTCTACAAGCCGGTGAAGGAACGGGTATTGATTGTCAAGCTTGATGCGCTCGGGGACGTGCTGCGCACGACCTGTATCCTCCCCGCATTGAAGAAGAAGCGCGGGCGCTCCCAGCTCACCTGGATCACCATGCCTGATGCCGTCCCGCTCCTTGAGAGCAATCCCTTTATTGACAGGGTGATCGCCTATGGGGCGGATGCGCTGGGGACCCTCGGCGCCGAGAGGTTTGATCTCGTCCTCTGTCTCGATGCCGCTCCACGGAGCGCCGCGCTGGGGAGCCTCGCGAAGGGGAGGATCAAGAAAGGCTTCGGCCTGGATGCGTGTGGCCGGGTCTTCCCGTTCAATCTCGAGGCGAGGGAGTGGTTTCTGATGGGCCTTTTCGACGACATCAAGAAGAGAAACACGCGGACCTATCAGGAGATTGTGATGGAGATCTGCGGCCTCAAGGGATTGGACCAGGAGATTGTGCTGCGCCTGACAGATGCAGAAAAGGCGTTTGCCCGCCGCTTTGCAGAGCGCGCGGGACTGCCTGCTCAGGAGGTGAAGTCGGGGAAGGGGCATGCGGTCATCGGCGTCAACACCGGAAGCGGCAACCGCTGGCCGATGAAGCAGTGGCCCATCCCGCAGTGTGTGGATTTCATACGAGGCCTCCTCGCCGAGAAGAGATGGACGGTCCTGCTGTTCGGGGGAGAGGAGGAAACCGCGCGCAATGCACAGATCAAAGAGGGGGCGGGCGAGGGCCTGATCGACACCGGGTGCCGTAACAGCGTGAGGGAGTTCGTGTCCCTCGTTGACCTGTGCGACGTGCTGGTGACGAGTGATACCCTCGGCCTCCACGTGGCGCTCGGCCTGGGGAAGAAGGTCATCGGCCTCTTCGGCCCGACCTCTGCTGCGGAGATTGACGTGTACGGCCGCGGTGTGAAAATCGTGTCGGATGCGGACTGCACCTGCTGCTACCGCCGCACATGCGGCCGCACGCCGTCCTGTATGGGTATGATCAGCGCCGATATCGCTCGCGAAGCGGTCGGGAAAATCCTCGCGGGATAA
- a CDS encoding polyprenol monophosphomannose synthase, with product MKTIVVIPTYNEAQNIMPLLAEVLKQPGDLEALVVDDDSPDGTWKLVEEAQVKNPRVHLLLRREKRGRGLAGLDGFKKALAMGADRIVEMDADFSHDPAYLPALLEASESADLVIGSRYVPGGSDEERGLARRAVSSLARQYLKWILWIPVCDPTSGYRCFRREALSSLMAEEIRASDPFIITEILFRSKRKGLSIAEVPIVFRVRRAGSSKLNALTLVKYCFKAMTLRLSEFKRGGGSAAA from the coding sequence ATGAAAACGATTGTCGTCATCCCCACCTACAACGAGGCTCAAAACATCATGCCCCTCCTCGCCGAGGTGCTGAAGCAGCCTGGGGACCTGGAGGCCCTTGTCGTGGATGATGATTCGCCCGACGGCACGTGGAAACTCGTTGAGGAAGCACAGGTGAAGAACCCCCGGGTGCACTTATTGCTTCGGAGGGAGAAGCGGGGGCGCGGGCTCGCGGGGCTCGATGGTTTCAAAAAGGCGCTCGCGATGGGCGCTGACCGCATTGTCGAGATGGACGCAGATTTTTCGCACGATCCCGCGTATCTCCCCGCGCTTCTGGAGGCATCTGAATCGGCCGACCTGGTCATCGGATCGCGTTACGTTCCCGGGGGAAGCGATGAGGAGCGGGGGCTCGCGCGCCGCGCGGTGAGTTCGCTCGCGCGGCAGTACCTGAAATGGATCCTCTGGATCCCGGTGTGTGATCCAACCTCGGGCTACCGCTGCTTCCGGCGGGAGGCGCTCTCCTCTCTGATGGCGGAGGAGATAAGGGCGAGCGACCCTTTTATTATTACCGAGATCCTGTTCCGCAGCAAACGCAAGGGTCTGAGTATCGCCGAGGTGCCGATCGTTTTCCGCGTGCGTCGGGCGGGCAGTTCAAAGCTCAACGCGCTCACACTGGTGAAGTATTGTTTTAAAGCCATGACATTGCGGCTCTCTGAATTCAAGAGGGGAGGGGGGAGTGCGGCGGCGTAG